The DNA window AATGTTACAAGTTTTACTATTGCTATGTACATTAACATGTAAACTGTGGCATACATCATGTCACGCTTGTTCACATAGTGTGTAGAAAACAGCAAGGTAAGGGATAGAAACATAGGTGTGATGAACTTGAGTCTCAGATATGCAAGCTGTCCTAAAAAGAGAGGTTTAAAGTGAGTGCTACTATTCAGCAGCATACATAACCCATATATGCTTGTATGTTTTTGTACAGAAACATGGCCTGTGATGCAgttgtaaaaatatataaataaataataaatcaatttGGTGCTGCTTTCAAAGTACTTTTAGTTATGCGACTATACCAGACCCTTCTAACTTGGGTTTCTAAATCCATACCAAAGGTAAATGAAAGTACAGATGCTATGTATCTGAAATTCAGGTCAAATTCTAATGTGTTGGATATAGTCTTCAGCCCCTCTTTTCAGGTCCTAAAATTCAAGCTTTTTATCGATAACCAAATTTTGAGTTCAACCCCCATTGTTACAAATAGTAATTTTCTCACTGACTTctgtggggaaaacaaacaaacagacaaacaagtAAACCCCTTTGTGATATCATCCTAACTGTTTTAGAGGTTCCAGCAGCAAAATATGGAACCTGAAATATGGcaagtatttcatttctagCCCACTACATGTGATTTGTCTGAGGACACATTATCAATCTCTGGACAGATCAACATCATTTTCAAATACCATAGTGTTTTCAACTGTTTTGAAGGCAAGAACCCTTCTTTCCATACTCACCCTATCTGATGAGAGAACATATGCAGCAGTTCTGTATGCAGAACATGTACCTTCTTTTTCATACAtagttttttcctcttaataaCCTTCAGATAAAAGGCAGGCAGAAGAATGAAGTGAAACAGATGCTGACAGTGTGCATGACCAGCTCCCTAAACGTCTCATTATTAAGAATGTCTCCTCATGCTACTTACAAATATTTCCTCATTAGCCGTGTAAGTCAGCCAGATGCTTCTTGTAAGCAGAGGtagttttgcattttctacCAGAGTCCATTTATTTGTGAGAGCTCCTGAACAAAGAAGACATATAATTGAAGGGCTAGAGGGTTGCTAGGTGGCTCATATTTGACTACGTGCtacttttttcctctattttcctTGCTAATGCTATGATTTGCATCTCAGCGTCCAAGTACATGCCCATTATAGGGAGAAAACTAGCCATCCTTTTCTTAATTAACCAGTCGTTCTATAGACCTACAGAGGCTGGTATTATATACTCCAGAGGAATACAGATTAGTCAGTAGCCAAGACGAGAAAGGAAGAGCCCAGCCCCACACACAGCTAGAAGTCAATCATTGGCAATGATTTTTGCATCACATGATACTTAAAAAGATTTGAATATAGGATGTATCTGAGATACCTGCAAAATTTGACAAAGAAGATTGTTAGGGAATTATGCTAGGAAGCAGCACTGTGTCCATACTGGACTCTTATGCTGCAATGAATCCAGATTGTCCTAAGAAATCCTTATATATGGGAATTTTGTTTTCCCGAAACCTGATGAAGTCAACAATGACAAGTTCTGACAGCTCAAGCCTATGATAAGCATTTCCTCTTGTGATGTGAGAATCATCTTGCATGCATTACTTAGACAGGCTGACAGTCCATTATCTAATTAATTACTGTCAGTGTTAAGTCACACTAAATGAGAATTGATAACACTCATAAGGACAACCAGTTAACAGGAATCCAACTGTGTCAGCAGCATCACTGCATTTCCTTTATTCGTCACATTACTAATTATTAACATCCATCATTCTCTTCTTCAGTAATGCATTAGGTAAGCACCCACAAGGTTCAGTTAAAATCCTGAAATCCCCCCGTCTTCAGATCATTTAAACTACATCTCAATATACTGCACCAATGGTGACATTATTTCCCGTCTTGCAAAGCTTacaaattcattattattattatttttttaaagatgaggTAGAAAGCCTTCAAAATAGGTAGAAACCCTTCAAAatctaaattcattttttaaaaaatctaaatattatttctattgTGTATCTACCCTAAAGATTGTTTCAGAAATCTCTTGTGACTTTTGAtctttcctttgattttctcattaaaatattttatcaaagaTCAGTACTTAAAGGAGGTTCTGACCCTAGAAAATCCTGTTCAATAAGCACTtcaccaaataaaataaaataaaaatgaaattcagaactGTTACTTAAGtcttataaaaataatcttggtGAAATTCCAAAGATGTTCTAACTTATatcaaaaaataagaaaactaaGATTCTTCCTTTTATTCCCCTGCTAGAGGTATCTTCAGTAACagatacttcttttttcctgtaatagCAAACGCACACAAACTCTTTAGTTAGGAGTTCTGTGAGCTCACAACCACCATTGTATGTGGTTTTAGTTGCAGCAATCATATCTAGCAGTGCATGTTTTAAGCACAGGTAAGACCAAAGACAGAACTCTTGCCAGAATCAAGGCCTGTCTTCAGAGACAGCCACCACTGTAGCTGTGCTCAATCACAGCAGTTTCAACATCTGTAGTATCAACTGCCCCAGTCAACTCTGAGCAGAGGATTATTTACGTCACGTAAAGATGTTAATTTCAGGTGTTTTCTAACTTCCGTGGGTTTTGTTGCTCATCTCATGTTGCTCATCTGGGGGGCATTGCTCTTCCCCAGCACTGACAGGTCAGGTCACCACTTTGACAAGGCAGCCCTTCCCCTTACTTTCCCATACAGCTATTGCCATCCTCACAACACGTTTTCCTATCATTTCAGGATTTCCTTTCACGTTTGGACAAAGGGCTAGACCATTACCAATTTTTTCCATGTGGAAGGAAGAACGTTTCCTGTACATATATCACTTTCAAAAGCCACGTTCACTTTTTATGAAACCCATGGCTTCCCCTTCAACAAGCCCCTCTGAAGCTACCTCCGGATTACTTATTAACTACAACCCACCACCAGCAGTCATTTGCAATGTGTGTCGGGGATATTACATGTTTACTCTAACTTTACCAACGTCAACTGGCAGGACAACAGACAGTGTCACATGAAGTCAGACGTCACTGCTGTCCTGGTGGGAGGACGTATCTGTCAGTGCGACGTGACCTTCAGGCCAGTTTCCAGTCTCTTCTAAACATACCTTACTACCTCCTTTTCTGCCACTAAGCACTTCTTAGTGCCCTACAGCTTTGCTACCTGACTCTTCCAAGCCAAGCCATCACCCTTATACAAACTATAAGgtgattaattttttattaaattaagtGAAAGAATCTGTGTTTGATCACAAAGCTATTTGTTCAGCTTATACAACATATAACAAAGTATTTATAGAGTGATTGGGGAAAGAAGGAGATTGGCAGTTTCATTTATAAACTCTAGTCCTTTAAGACTGCAGACAACTATGTAATAAACAACTCCAGAAGGACAGGCATAGAATACCACTGAAATAATTAGTAAACTTTAGACTTTGTCTCAGTGAAGAGCCATAAAAGTCATGATGCATCACATGAATTGAAAAGACCATGTTTTTCAACAGTTTACTGTTCATGGTTATCACAAAATACTTTGCACAAATCTACCTATGCAAAAAATGCACatggaacagaaaaattaatcttAGATAATCAAATTCTACAAAaggacagcacagaaaaggaacaagaatttaaaaaaaaaaaaagcagaacaaaaaaaaaaaaacatgaagattGCTAGACCTTAgagatcattttaaaagtatattttagaTATAAATATACAAACTTACAAATAGTATAGAAAAGGTAAATGGGATGTTTTAATGTCTCATCAAAGAATACAAACATGAAAGACACACCTAACTACAAGATAAGAAAAGGCTTATGCTTAAGACCTTATCTGTAGCAACAAGTATATAAGCAGTTATGAATAAACAGTATGAGCTCTATGCGCCACGACTGGTTACAAGAATTTTGCTGTTGTGTATCAATGCCAATACTAAATACTGTCATTTCAACCCGAACAGACTCTAGGATACTGACTGTTGTATGTCTTGGTAACTCCACATCTTGGTAAGtagattttcttctcagttaaGTGCAACTACAGCAGCCACAGGGTGGCTATCTCCACCCAAAAGAAACAAGTTTCAGGATTTCCATCAtttgatggaaaaagaaaacaaaacaaaacaaaaccctcacTCTAGAGTCCCAAGTCCGTCACAATTCATTTGAAGAAGCCAGTTTGGGAATCAAATTTTTGCTATGCCTGCTACTGCAAAGCAGACCGAACACCAAATAAGCTGGATAGCTGTTATGTGGTCAGTAAAAACTCCATAGAATATCGTCATCTGTTCATAGGTCAAACCATTTAATTACCAGgaagtatttcttctgctttatttgtaGATGTAGCAGatgataaagaagaaattaaaccaCCCTGAATCCAGTAAATGTTAATTTCAGTTAAGTCCTTAGAGCTTAGTCTACATTGAAATAACCActagaaagaactgaaaagccGGAAGACTGTAACAACATATCTTGCTGCATAACGTTAAAACACCTGAAGTAGTAATGAGGTAAATGTAGTTCTATAGCAGCATCACTACATGACACCCAAGTGTTTTTGTATCAGAGCGAACCCTTTAGATCTATGttcaaaagaagagaaagtgtGAAACTTGTATGAGAAACTCTAAAAGTCTtaagtttttttcatttccaaacattGGTAATAAGATCAAATATGTAATGCACACCTAGTGATGGCACTTAGGcactcttttctttccacagaaaagaaGTAGCAGGTGTAAAAGTAATGGCCACTTGGTATGTTCTAGGGTAATGACCCTGTCTGGAAACTTattgacagaaaatgaaatttcttccCTTAGGAATCTATTAAAATTGgttagcttttcctttttatgacAGTGCTCTTTATTTGGACTACAGACATCCATGTAGCTTTTTAAATGGCAATGCAACAGTCGTGTAATACTGAATTCAGAACAATTACACAGAGGATTTATTCACGAGAAGAAGTTGTTACATATAAGCAAAAAATAACTGtacttaaaatattcaaattctgAGTCTTTTCACAAGAAATTCTGCctttaatataagaaaatatttactggtACAACTCCCACAACAACTGTCAAAATACACTGCACCAGCATTTACATGTGAAGACCTTACATGTCAAATCAGGTTGTCAGAGCAGAAGTTTAGGGCAAATACAGTCTATCACATTTGATTGCATATAGTCTCTTATAGAAACTCAACTTTTTAGACctttgtccttttaaaattcatatttttaaatctttcttcaaGCACATCAGCATCTTCTTCATTGTCTGTACTACTGAAGTTTGTGTCAAAATCAGGTTCATCCTCCGATCCACTCTCCTGGCCATTTTCAGTAGTCTTACTCTCAGTTCTGTCTTGTCCTTTATCAATCCTGCAGAAATCAAGATTAAGTTATCACCAACTACTTTTGGAATTTCTCTCTTAAACGAGAAGAGGATGGAGCACTGAATATTCTACCTGGGATGGAAGGAGATTGAGaagaagggaggaggggggacaATAACCTCAAATTACTTTCATGTTGAATAGAAAAGACAGTAAAGGAAAGGAATCTATGAATAAAAAAAGcatgtatatagatatatattcatatataaattGTCTGACTAAATAATCAACTGCTGGCCAATTGTCACATGCTAGCAAGTTAAtataaaatgttcagaaaagagACTGTGCTagtaaaagaataataataataataaaagcccGCTAAACACGTTGCAGTAACTGTACTCAGTATCTGTCCTTCTttagtttatttctgttcaCTGGTAACTGAATCATCAAATGacacaaaaaatgcaaacagtaaaTTGTATCACACATATTTTATGGTGCTCTATACTTAAATCCATTTTGAAGTACTTTGTTCCTAAAGAAGAGATGTCATTTATCCTTTGGTATTAAAATAAAGTGTCTTATCCAAGTAAGAATTATTTGGCCCAGCCCTACTAACATCAATAGGCATTCCATTCTGgtttcagcagaagaaaatgaagctgatgACTCCTACTGATTCCTGTCATGATTATTCAGAATATGGCATAAAGTACAACAGCTTCTTGGCAGTTTCCAAACAAGCTTTTAATAAAGAGGAAGAATGAAGCGCAGTGCCGAAACTGTATAATCTATGAACTACTTACGGAATTAcaatctcttcttcctttccacatTTGGCACAAATTTCCAGCTTACAAGCACATGGTCGACAAATAATATGGTAAGGATCTTTTACAGCCTTCTGGAGGCACTTCACActgtgaagagaaagaaaacatgattaaaaaaatatttgtgtacaCTTATTAAACATTCTGTGTTCAAAGACACAGTCTTCAAAAGAAGCATTGTTGAAGGCCAGTTTCATAtgaaacagctgttttttcaAGAAGCATCATTATCAAGATCATtgcctttttccctcccctttaactttttcagaaagttttgctAAAACTagaagaagaaacatgaaagtaagaatttttatatttaaaatgacaaaagaaattttccattaatttcagtgggttgttttgctttaaaagctgCATAAATTAATTCACCTGGCttactgataaaaaaataaataaataagaatatagTGTAAAAAGGTGAGTGGACttttacaattaaaacatttcaatcCAAACAATAAGTCTTCCTCTTGAACTTCTCAGAACATAAACAAAGTCTGTGCTGGACTTTGCTTTCTACAAACACTAGTCTGCATGGAACTCTCTTCTGAACAAAACCATCATAATTCTGTGGAGGTTTTTAGCCACTCTTTTTTAAGATACGGTGAAACTCTGTAACTTAACTTCTGAAACACTACGGCTTAACAATCATCTGACATTTCTAAAGGCTTGTATTTTTGGTGAACAGAACCCTTGTTATACAGCTGTCCTAAAAGTCACCCACCGTTCCTTGGTCCCTCAGGCACTCAAAGGCTGTCAGGAAAGCTTTAGTACACAGTTCTGAACAGGGTGTTTGCAGACTTGGCTAAAGCAGGCTGAAGACAAACATGAAGTGTTTTTGCATGCCTTATAAGGAAAGATGCACTAGCTAGCATCCAGTGAGACAGgatttttacttcctttctcAAATCCCATTCCTAAGCATGATCAAGTTCTCCTTACTATCTGCATCAAGGTTTTGCTGAACTTTCATTATTAAGACACACAATTCCTTAAGAAACTATAAATTCACAAGAATTGTTGTAGGACACATTTGACAAAAGCAGAGTCTTAACTGCCTAGTTTCTGgtcttccctctcccccaggaAAAAACCTTCAGTCAGACGTCACTGAAAATACCTACTTagttgtttcattatttttttttaaacttcttccATGTTCAGTTGCAATAGTGTTAATATCTACAGTTCTTCTCAGCCATGTCTCCCCAAACAGGGACATTATCAATCCAAGCTGGacagacttttttaaaaaaaaacaacaatttaaTCTGTGCTACCTAAATACTTGTAGATCTTGGACTAAGTTGTAGCTGTAATAAAAACCTTAATTTTAAAgagttaaaatataaataaattaaggtGCACAGAAGTCCTCTGTTTCCATCCTCTGTGATGTACAGAATTCAGTTTCTCATCATGAAATATGAATTTCTTATGCCTGTactgttttactttatttagaCGCTTCACCCATTGAAATTCTTTCAGAACACTGGCCCACTCAGAAAGCGTAGTATCCAACTGCTGAAGGCAAGCAGAGAAATCACTGTCTGTAGAGTTGGACTGATATGAAATCTAGTTTACTTGTTcaaaaatatgatggaaaacatcaaaaatttTGTCAGAAGCAACTGTACCATGATGccacctttttcattttttatttttaatttcccatgTTTCCCTGATTTACATATGTTTttgcctactttttttttcctttcggGGTGAGTAGAGAGGAGGTAAAACAACCAGATCCAGCTCATTACTTTTAAATGGGTATGTAGTTATTTGAGAAAGAGTTACAGAAACTCCCAACTTCATCAACGGTGCATACAACCCAGTATGCTTACTTTGAGAACTAGAGAGACTGCTGCCTAATCAGAATTTTTTTGTTAACATGAAAGGGTGAAATCATTtactaaaaccaaaatatttattgcatatattttcatattaaaaagtaaaacttctCACAAGTGAGAGATATAGTATGAACAgacattccttccttccttttcaacctcatgaaaaccaaaataaagtaCATATTCATTCAGGGAATTGCACATGTACTTACAGAACCTCTTCAAGTGGTTCAGGAGCATGTATTTCAAAAGTATGTAACACAATACTACACACATGCAGAAGGAACAAGTGTGACAAATCTGCTTATGTTGTGCACTGCATCCCTGCTGTACTTTCCTTGAGTTCCATGTCTCATTGTTGAGATATTGGCTGTGTCTGGAGTCACAGACATAAAGACATCTACAGATGAGCAGGTACGAGGAAGCAGAGTACCCATCTCAGAAGACTAGCCTATCATAAACCTATAAACTATTTTAAGGTACTTAACACCTTTGTTACGTTCTTATCCAAAACCACTCAATACAGTTCTGTTTGCAAACAATGCTAAGCATTTAATATGTAGGATTATAGTTTCACATATGAAAAGAGAACACACTAAGAagtaaagaaatgcaaatactgCAAACATTTTGTATGAATGTTATGTTTTGTAACACTGAGAGCAGTACTGCCAGTTTTGTTTGATATGACACAAAATTaataaagctttcttctctcaCAATTTCTCTGCCAGATAGTCTttgtgaacacacacacacacaaaaaaaaacaacaactgagGTGTACAGATTCCTCCAATACTTACTGAATTGCTACAAGGCCTTAGAAAATCAAGTTATAACTGGTTCTGGTTTGACTCTTCCTTTGGGAGGACATACTGACACATTATTGGAAATTTACAGGTCCAAAGTAACCGTTTAGATTATTCAAATATTCTGACAGAGAGGAGGGAAGCAGTTATCcttctactgtattttcttttataaagtttaagataaaaagataaatgaaattg is part of the Cygnus olor isolate bCygOlo1 chromosome Z, bCygOlo1.pri.v2, whole genome shotgun sequence genome and encodes:
- the CZH9orf85 gene encoding uncharacterized protein C9orf85 homolog — its product is MSSERGNVVRRRPQRHQNVRAFSNQRHDASRRRKRINAKLHDGVCQHCKGILEWRVKFNKYKLLSKPKKCVKCLQKAVKDPYHIICRPCACKLEICAKCGKEEEIVIPIDKGQDRTESKTTENGQESGSEDEPDFDTNFSSTDNEEDADVLEERFKNMNFKRTKV